In Chitinophagaceae bacterium, one DNA window encodes the following:
- a CDS encoding acetyl-CoA carboxylase carboxyltransferase subunit beta, producing the protein MGWFKRFTEGIKTSTREKKEAPDGLWNKCPSCGKTHTTKELMENLYVCPNCDYHGRISSRIYFDFLFDQGKYEWLFENIKPIDFLNFKDLKTYEERIRLTTKKTKLTDAMRVADGLVNNERIVVACMDFSFIGGSMGSVVGEKIARAVDYAIEHKIPLMIISKSGGARMMESAFSLMQMAKTSAKLTQLARAGLPYFSLMTDPTTGGVTASFAMLGDINMAEPDALIGFAGPRVIKETIKKDLPEGFQKSEFLLEKGFLDFIVNRKDLKQRVSDLVKIFRS; encoded by the coding sequence ATGGGATGGTTTAAGAGATTTACTGAAGGTATAAAAACGAGTACCAGGGAGAAGAAAGAGGCTCCTGACGGTTTGTGGAATAAGTGTCCGTCTTGTGGTAAAACTCATACCACCAAAGAGCTAATGGAAAATTTATATGTTTGTCCGAATTGTGATTACCACGGCCGGATAAGCTCCAGAATTTATTTTGATTTTCTTTTTGACCAGGGCAAATATGAATGGCTGTTTGAAAATATCAAACCGATAGACTTTTTAAATTTTAAGGACTTAAAAACCTATGAAGAGCGAATCCGGCTTACTACTAAGAAAACTAAATTAACAGATGCAATGCGGGTTGCCGATGGACTCGTGAATAATGAAAGAATTGTAGTTGCCTGTATGGATTTTAGTTTTATTGGGGGTTCAATGGGTAGTGTTGTAGGGGAGAAGATTGCCCGTGCTGTAGATTATGCTATTGAGCATAAAATCCCATTAATGATAATCAGTAAATCAGGTGGTGCCAGAATGATGGAGTCTGCTTTTTCATTGATGCAAATGGCTAAAACATCCGCTAAACTGACTCAATTAGCCAGAGCAGGTTTGCCTTATTTTTCATTAATGACTGACCCTACAACCGGTGGAGTTACTGCTTCTTTTGCTATGCTTGGTGATATAAATATGGCTGAGCCTGATGCTTTGATTGGATTTGCAGGTCCCAGAGTTATCAAAGAAACCATTAAAAAGGACTTACCGGAAGGTTTTCAAAAGTCTGAATTTCTATTAGAAAAAGGTTTCCTGGATTTCATAGTAAACCGTAAAGACCTCAAACAACGAGTCTCTGATTTGGTAAAAATCTTTAGGAGTTAG